The following are encoded in a window of Hippoglossus stenolepis isolate QCI-W04-F060 chromosome 10, HSTE1.2, whole genome shotgun sequence genomic DNA:
- the lin52 gene encoding protein lin-52 homolog — protein MASPNGGDDFESSLLSFEKLDRASPDLWPEQLPGVAEFAASCKNPITNSPPKWMAELESEDIEMLKELGSLTTANLMEKVKGLQNLAYQLGLEESREMTRGKFLNILERPKK, from the exons ATGGCGTCTCCAAATGGAG GTGACGACTTTGAGTCGTCTTTGCTGAGTTTTGAGAAGTTGGACAGAGCGTCACCAGACCTGTGGCCAGAACAGT TGCCCGGCGTTGCTGAATTTGCTGCATCTTGTAAAAAC CCCATCACTAACTCACCTCCCAAGTGGATGGCTGAGCTAGAGAGTGAGGACATTGAGATGTTGAAAG AGCTGGGGAGTCTGACCACAGCCAACCTGATGGAGAAGGTCAAAGGACTTCAGAACCTGGCTTACCAGCTGGGCTTAGAGGAGT CGAGGGAAATGACCAGGGGCAAGTTCCTGAACATCTTGGAGAGACCCAAGAAGTGA